In the genome of Leeuwenhoekiella sp. MAR_2009_132, one region contains:
- a CDS encoding Glu/Leu/Phe/Val family dehydrogenase: MVENVLEQFNTAADIINLNPNIRRILSVTNNEIIIHFPVKMDNGDVEIFTGYRVQHNNALGPYKGGLRYHDTVDIDAAKALAMWMTWKTSLAGLPYGGAKGGIQINPKLYSQSELERITRRFTYALGENIGPEHDIPAPDVNTGAQTMAWIADTYMSTKSPSERSTHQHVVTGKPVGSGGLEGRDRATGYGVYLCIKLWAEKNNMPLKGKKYIVQGFGNVGYWAAYFMEQEGALMVGVQDAFASIYKAEGIGVADLFTHINANEGGVQNFPGASEIEKDTFFGIDCDLIIPAALGNQITEDNAADIKATLIAEGANGPTNVEGEKILLKKGVTIIPDILCNSGGVITSYFEWLQNRNGELWKLDEVIEKLDKKLGANFHDVCNAAEERNIDMRSAAYILAIERIEKAYVQRGIFP, translated from the coding sequence ATGGTAGAAAATGTTCTGGAGCAGTTTAATACTGCGGCAGATATTATCAATTTAAATCCTAACATACGCAGGATTCTTAGCGTAACTAACAATGAGATTATCATACATTTTCCGGTAAAGATGGATAATGGCGATGTCGAAATTTTTACAGGTTATCGTGTACAACACAACAATGCTTTAGGACCTTATAAAGGCGGCCTGCGTTACCACGATACAGTAGATATTGATGCTGCAAAGGCTTTAGCTATGTGGATGACCTGGAAAACATCATTGGCTGGTTTACCATACGGGGGTGCAAAAGGAGGTATTCAAATAAATCCTAAACTGTATTCTCAATCTGAATTAGAGCGTATTACCCGTAGGTTTACGTATGCATTAGGTGAAAACATAGGACCTGAACATGATATACCTGCGCCAGATGTTAACACAGGAGCGCAAACGATGGCGTGGATTGCAGATACATACATGTCTACAAAAAGTCCGTCTGAGCGTTCTACGCATCAACACGTTGTTACCGGTAAGCCGGTAGGTTCTGGTGGTCTTGAAGGCCGTGATCGTGCAACAGGATATGGCGTTTATTTATGTATCAAACTCTGGGCAGAAAAAAACAATATGCCGCTTAAAGGCAAAAAATATATTGTACAGGGCTTTGGAAATGTAGGATACTGGGCCGCTTATTTTATGGAGCAGGAAGGAGCTCTTATGGTAGGTGTTCAAGATGCTTTCGCAAGTATTTATAAGGCAGAAGGTATAGGAGTAGCAGATCTGTTTACCCATATTAATGCTAATGAAGGCGGTGTTCAGAATTTTCCGGGTGCTAGCGAAATTGAGAAAGACACTTTCTTTGGTATAGACTGTGATCTTATTATTCCGGCAGCATTAGGAAATCAAATCACCGAAGATAATGCCGCAGATATTAAAGCAACTCTTATAGCTGAAGGTGCTAATGGACCAACAAATGTAGAGGGAGAAAAAATTCTACTTAAAAAAGGTGTGACCATCATTCCTGATATTTTATGCAATTCTGGCGGGGTTATAACCAGTTATTTTGAGTGGCTTCAAAACCGTAACGGAGAGCTTTGGAAGCTTGATGAGGTTATTGAAAAATTAGATAAAAAACTGGGAGCAAACTTTCACGATGTATGCAATGCTGCAGAAGAGCGTAATATAGATATGCGTTCTGCTGCGTACATTTTAGCGATAGAGCGTATTGAAAAAGCATACGTGCAACGCGGGATTTTCCCATAA
- a CDS encoding DUF5597 domain-containing protein translates to MKNRIKTYIQTLLLLIIAIFTTTAQVQESSIPHLRKQGNATQLIVEGKPFLILGGELGNSTFTSLENMAPVWPKLKALNLNTVLAPVYWELLEPEEGKFEFQLLDDLLKEARKNELKVVLLWFGSWKNSMSSHAPSWVKTNQEKFPRAKDDNGISQELLSPFSSANLNADRAAFKALMLHLKEFDSKEQTVIMVQPENEIGMLPAARDHSKEANLKFEMAVPQALITYMQKHKENLVPELYSAWEQQGFKTKGNWEELFGKGDHTDEFFMAWYFSEFTNAVITAGKDAYALPMFVNAALNYKGRKPGEYPSAGPLPHLMDIWKAAGSKIDFMAPDFYNPDFKYWNDLYVRQGDPLFIPEHRYDNTIAGKAAFAIGHYEAIGFSPFAIESAENPENQPLSKMYNLLRQLTPILMANQGQNKIEGVLLDKENEGNVITLGDYEFTFNHSYKLGWEDAAKNENWDMAGALIVQTGAHEFYIAGNGIYVTFKNLKNPDLHVGILKVDEGVFENDTWKTIRHLNGDQTHQGRHLRIFKEDYKIQRLELYNYK, encoded by the coding sequence ATGAAGAATAGAATTAAAACATATATTCAAACCCTGCTCTTATTAATCATAGCTATATTTACAACAACTGCACAAGTACAAGAATCATCAATTCCGCATCTTAGAAAACAAGGTAATGCCACTCAACTTATTGTAGAAGGGAAGCCTTTTTTAATATTGGGAGGAGAACTGGGCAATTCTACGTTTACCAGTCTTGAAAATATGGCGCCTGTATGGCCCAAGTTGAAAGCACTCAATCTCAATACTGTTTTAGCTCCCGTTTACTGGGAATTATTAGAACCGGAAGAAGGAAAGTTTGAGTTTCAGCTTTTAGATGATTTACTAAAAGAAGCTCGTAAAAACGAACTCAAAGTGGTGTTGCTTTGGTTTGGTTCCTGGAAAAATAGTATGTCTAGTCATGCTCCATCCTGGGTAAAAACCAATCAGGAGAAATTTCCGCGAGCAAAAGATGATAACGGAATTAGCCAGGAATTACTTTCCCCATTTAGCTCGGCAAATTTAAATGCAGATCGCGCTGCGTTTAAAGCATTAATGCTGCATTTAAAAGAGTTTGATTCAAAAGAACAAACTGTAATTATGGTACAGCCCGAAAATGAAATAGGAATGCTACCCGCTGCACGAGATCACAGCAAAGAAGCTAATCTCAAATTTGAAATGGCAGTTCCGCAAGCTTTAATAACTTATATGCAGAAACATAAAGAGAATCTTGTGCCAGAACTTTATAGCGCGTGGGAACAACAGGGGTTTAAAACAAAGGGAAATTGGGAAGAACTCTTTGGTAAGGGAGACCACACCGATGAGTTTTTTATGGCCTGGTATTTTTCTGAATTTACAAATGCGGTTATTACAGCCGGTAAAGATGCATATGCGCTCCCTATGTTTGTAAATGCTGCTTTAAATTACAAAGGTCGTAAACCGGGTGAATACCCCAGTGCCGGCCCTCTGCCGCATTTAATGGATATCTGGAAAGCTGCGGGTTCTAAAATAGATTTTATGGCTCCCGACTTTTACAATCCAGATTTTAAATATTGGAATGATTTATATGTAAGACAGGGAGACCCTTTATTTATTCCTGAGCATCGCTATGATAATACCATTGCCGGGAAAGCTGCTTTTGCGATAGGTCACTATGAGGCAATAGGTTTTTCGCCATTTGCAATAGAATCTGCTGAAAATCCCGAAAATCAACCCTTATCTAAAATGTATAATTTACTGCGACAATTAACGCCAATACTAATGGCTAATCAGGGTCAAAATAAAATTGAAGGAGTCTTGCTTGATAAGGAAAATGAAGGGAACGTAATTACTCTGGGAGATTATGAATTTACATTTAACCACAGTTACAAATTAGGTTGGGAGGATGCCGCTAAAAATGAAAATTGGGATATGGCAGGAGCACTCATTGTACAAACCGGAGCGCATGAGTTTTATATAGCAGGAAACGGAATCTATGTAACCTTTAAAAATCTCAAAAATCCAGATTTACATGTGGGCATTTTAAAAGTAGATGAAGGAGTTTTTGAGAATGATACCTGGAAAACAATACGCCATTTAAATGGTGATCAGACGCATCAGGGCAGGCATTTGCGCATCTTTAAAGAAGATTATAAAATACAGCGTTTAGAGCTTTATAATTATAAATAA
- a CDS encoding GreA/GreB family elongation factor has translation MKYGSLILEKKEYVLLKRIMNISYHLDDPIIRDSIHKLNEELQLAMICEDIDVPADVVRFNSKVTVESSEQTHDLYIVPPAQSNLLKKRISVMSPLGAALMGFSEGDEVLGDFPDGSKRVLIKAVLQQDTSIDTTVL, from the coding sequence TTGAAATACGGAAGCTTAATTTTAGAGAAGAAAGAATACGTTCTTTTAAAGCGTATTATGAATATCTCCTATCATTTAGACGACCCTATTATACGCGATTCAATACATAAATTGAACGAAGAATTACAACTGGCCATGATCTGCGAGGATATAGATGTCCCCGCAGATGTGGTTCGGTTTAATAGTAAAGTTACGGTTGAGAGCAGCGAGCAAACACACGATTTATACATAGTGCCTCCTGCGCAAAGTAATCTCTTAAAAAAACGAATTTCTGTTATGTCACCTTTAGGTGCTGCATTAATGGGTTTCTCTGAAGGAGATGAAGTCTTAGGCGATTTCCCAGATGGTTCTAAACGTGTACTTATTAAAGCTGTTTTGCAGCAAGACACTTCTATTGATACTACTGTTTTATAA
- a CDS encoding two-component regulator propeller domain-containing protein, whose product MKIRVSFKLAVIFSLLLQSSLFAQEVGEEYRFLNIANGNTQRAVSTIVQDSLGFIWFGTNGVGINRYNGADLTSYKQNFNDSNSLGSSLIHKLFIDKANRLWAGTNYGLNLYNRDFDNFKEVKLYVDSLEVSNIQIRAIQEDANGNLLIGSHYHGLFKVNPKTLKGYQVPVRFSGINSLEVNSIVNSTHGDLYIGTNKGLFKYTGTIVEPVLAQYEQDDKLISHHIETLYFDNTGALWVGTFANGLFKISFDARGNYTTLRYEISDKRILAIAQAPDGKMLCGTENDGLFVIDKNDQVYKNYRHNKFDTGSIKSNSIWSLFVDTQGRIWIGYYNQGLAVYDKFYDKFKDIESLPYVNNSLHGASVTGIINDKKGNIWIGIDGGGVDVYNTASKNITHLTDPNNPIAKNLDARDIVTLFIDSKNTIWVGTWNSGIFYLPENASAFIQYNVSNTDGGLKSNRIMSFAEDSKGTIWIGTFLMGLHSYSPQTKKFTHVNDQLFSNPLASQRDVRTVLVDKKDAVWLGTTSGLYEIEQLPDGSMRAISFKEKMRQNLVNRTEVDIIVSLFEDSKGIIWAGTIGAGLCKYNPAENTFTWFTGVDGLGQETIASILEDDLGNIWVGGNNGLTQFNTASKMFKNFDKQDGLLANDFNYNASFKDENGYLYFGSYEGINYLNPKNISFNDYSPQVYFTDFKLFNKSVIPNTEDAPLKKVISQTEAITLTSAQSVFTIEYAGISFTRSEKNQYAYYLEGFDEKWNYVGQSRSATYTNLPPGDYVFKVKAANNDGVWDEIPQTLNIKVLRPWWSTNTAIGAYLFALLIISFFIYNLVKQRVAEKRAIASERDRRIQEEVLNDRKLQFFTNISHEFRTPLTLILNPLEDIIDGGFSKMPKPVTDKLAIIHKNTNRLKRLIDELMDFRKLEINKFSVKASKLDAGAFVKEITSHFEEEASLKNIALSVETDEVDVNLWSDPSMLEKILFNLLSNAFKITPDSGSISVSVYRCNQKIILPLVDENEPVSALEIQVEDTGLGIKKEEVDKIFERFYQVEKMNSQYYGGTGIGLEVVKNFIDLLKGKIEVESEEGIGTKFKLFFPLGYAHFSANELFLVPQESATVPQNNTPQRDSVSELLKDSDLKSLLIVEDNAELRNYLKNELSSEYFILEASNGTEGLALASKKIPDLIITDVVMPELDGFAFCAQLKADLKTSHIPLIMLTAKAMTEDWVTGIDAGADVYLNKPFDMKILKAQLRQIILSRQVLFNKYLKDSNNVMIPENTSQLDKKFITKVLEYITTNISDENLTVENLAEELNLSRSQLYRKIKALTGNSANEFLRKIRLEKAKELIESGNASISEVCFKVGFSSPSYFTKCFKAHFGILPTELK is encoded by the coding sequence ATGAAGATTAGAGTGTCTTTCAAGTTAGCAGTTATTTTTAGTTTACTACTACAAAGTAGTCTATTTGCTCAGGAAGTAGGAGAAGAGTACCGTTTTTTAAATATTGCAAACGGAAATACACAACGAGCTGTTTCTACAATTGTTCAGGATAGTCTGGGTTTTATTTGGTTTGGTACAAATGGCGTAGGCATAAATAGATATAATGGTGCCGACTTAACATCGTACAAGCAGAATTTTAATGATAGCAACTCTTTAGGTAGCTCACTTATACATAAACTTTTTATAGATAAGGCAAATCGCCTGTGGGCAGGTACAAACTATGGGTTAAATCTGTATAATCGAGATTTTGATAATTTTAAAGAAGTTAAGCTTTATGTAGACTCACTAGAGGTTTCAAATATTCAAATTAGGGCGATACAGGAAGATGCAAATGGCAATTTGTTAATAGGCTCGCATTATCACGGGCTTTTTAAAGTAAACCCAAAAACATTAAAGGGATATCAGGTGCCCGTGCGGTTTTCAGGAATTAATTCGCTAGAAGTTAACAGCATTGTAAATAGTACACACGGAGATTTATACATAGGTACAAATAAAGGGCTTTTTAAATATACGGGTACCATTGTAGAACCGGTATTAGCTCAATATGAACAAGATGATAAACTTATATCACATCATATTGAAACCTTATATTTTGATAATACCGGTGCTTTATGGGTGGGAACCTTTGCAAACGGATTATTTAAAATAAGCTTTGATGCGCGAGGAAATTATACAACATTACGTTATGAAATAAGTGATAAACGTATTCTTGCTATTGCACAGGCTCCAGATGGTAAAATGCTCTGCGGAACTGAAAATGACGGACTCTTTGTTATCGATAAAAATGATCAGGTTTATAAAAATTACAGGCATAATAAATTTGATACCGGAAGCATAAAATCAAATTCTATTTGGTCTTTGTTTGTAGACACGCAAGGCCGTATCTGGATAGGATATTACAATCAAGGATTGGCTGTTTACGATAAATTCTATGATAAATTTAAAGATATAGAAAGCCTGCCATATGTTAATAATTCGCTGCACGGTGCTTCTGTGACCGGCATTATTAACGATAAGAAAGGAAATATCTGGATAGGGATAGACGGCGGTGGTGTTGATGTGTATAACACGGCAAGTAAAAATATCACACACCTTACAGATCCTAACAACCCCATTGCTAAAAATCTTGATGCCCGCGATATTGTCACACTGTTTATAGACAGTAAAAATACAATTTGGGTGGGCACTTGGAATTCTGGAATTTTCTATCTGCCAGAAAATGCTTCGGCATTTATACAATACAATGTCTCTAATACTGACGGCGGTTTAAAATCAAACCGTATTATGAGTTTTGCAGAAGACTCAAAAGGCACTATCTGGATAGGAACATTTCTCATGGGCTTGCATTCATACAGCCCACAAACTAAAAAATTCACCCACGTCAACGACCAGTTATTTTCGAACCCCCTGGCGAGCCAGCGCGATGTGCGTACTGTTTTAGTAGATAAAAAAGATGCGGTTTGGCTGGGTACTACCAGTGGTCTTTATGAAATAGAACAACTTCCTGACGGCAGTATGCGTGCAATTTCTTTTAAAGAGAAAATGCGTCAAAATCTAGTAAACAGAACAGAGGTAGATATCATCGTTTCGCTATTTGAAGATTCTAAAGGTATCATCTGGGCAGGTACCATAGGAGCCGGCTTGTGTAAATACAATCCTGCTGAAAATACATTTACATGGTTTACTGGAGTAGATGGCCTGGGTCAAGAGACGATTGCTTCTATATTAGAAGACGATCTGGGTAATATTTGGGTAGGTGGAAACAATGGTCTAACGCAATTTAATACCGCCTCAAAAATGTTTAAGAATTTTGATAAGCAAGATGGTCTTCTGGCAAATGATTTTAATTATAACGCATCATTTAAAGACGAGAATGGCTATTTATATTTTGGTAGTTATGAGGGTATAAATTATTTAAATCCTAAGAACATAAGTTTTAACGATTATAGTCCGCAGGTTTATTTTACAGACTTTAAACTCTTTAATAAATCTGTTATTCCTAATACTGAAGATGCTCCGTTAAAGAAAGTTATTTCACAAACAGAGGCGATCACACTCACCAGTGCGCAATCTGTATTTACAATAGAATATGCAGGAATTAGTTTTACACGATCTGAAAAAAATCAATACGCATATTATCTAGAAGGCTTTGACGAGAAATGGAATTATGTAGGTCAAAGTAGAAGCGCTACATACACAAATCTTCCTCCCGGTGATTATGTGTTTAAAGTAAAAGCCGCTAATAATGATGGTGTTTGGGATGAAATTCCGCAGACATTAAACATAAAAGTTTTGCGCCCATGGTGGTCTACAAATACAGCTATTGGGGCATACTTATTTGCACTGCTTATTATTTCCTTTTTTATATACAATCTCGTAAAACAACGGGTTGCCGAAAAACGCGCAATAGCTTCAGAACGGGACAGAAGAATACAGGAAGAAGTATTAAATGATAGAAAGCTTCAGTTTTTTACAAACATCTCGCACGAGTTTAGAACGCCCCTCACACTTATTTTAAATCCGTTAGAAGATATTATAGATGGGGGTTTTTCAAAAATGCCCAAACCCGTTACCGATAAGCTTGCAATAATTCATAAAAATACAAACCGTCTCAAGCGTCTTATAGACGAGCTTATGGATTTTAGAAAGCTTGAGATCAATAAATTTTCGGTAAAAGCTTCAAAATTAGATGCGGGAGCTTTTGTTAAAGAAATCACTTCTCATTTTGAAGAAGAAGCTTCACTTAAAAATATAGCACTTAGCGTAGAGACCGATGAGGTTGATGTAAATCTGTGGAGCGACCCTTCAATGCTTGAGAAAATTTTATTCAATTTATTGTCAAATGCCTTTAAAATCACACCAGATTCTGGTAGTATTTCAGTAAGCGTGTACAGGTGTAATCAAAAAATAATACTCCCGCTGGTAGATGAGAACGAACCCGTTTCTGCTCTAGAAATACAGGTTGAAGATACCGGCCTGGGCATTAAAAAAGAGGAAGTAGATAAAATTTTTGAGCGATTTTATCAAGTTGAAAAAATGAACAGTCAATACTACGGCGGTACCGGCATAGGTCTCGAGGTGGTTAAAAATTTTATAGACCTTCTTAAAGGTAAAATTGAAGTAGAAAGTGAAGAAGGTATAGGAACCAAGTTTAAATTGTTTTTCCCGTTAGGCTATGCGCACTTTAGTGCAAATGAACTGTTTTTGGTTCCGCAGGAAAGTGCTACTGTGCCACAAAATAATACGCCTCAAAGGGATTCGGTTTCAGAATTATTAAAAGACAGCGATTTAAAAAGTTTGCTTATTGTTGAAGATAATGCAGAGTTGCGCAATTATCTAAAAAACGAACTCTCTTCAGAATATTTTATTCTGGAAGCTTCTAACGGTACCGAAGGTTTAGCTCTTGCTTCGAAGAAGATACCCGATTTAATCATTACAGATGTGGTAATGCCCGAGTTAGATGGCTTTGCTTTTTGCGCACAGCTCAAAGCCGATTTAAAAACCAGTCACATTCCACTAATAATGTTAACGGCAAAGGCAATGACTGAAGATTGGGTAACCGGTATAGATGCCGGTGCAGATGTGTACCTCAACAAGCCCTTTGACATGAAAATTTTAAAGGCACAATTACGTCAGATTATTTTGAGTCGTCAGGTACTTTTTAATAAATATCTAAAGGATTCTAATAATGTCATGATTCCTGAAAACACCTCACAGCTCGATAAGAAATTTATCACAAAAGTGCTGGAGTATATTACTACAAATATTTCTGATGAAAACCTTACGGTAGAAAATCTGGCCGAAGAGCTGAATTTAAGTAGAAGTCAGTTGTATCGAAAAATTAAAGCCCTTACCGGTAATTCTGCTAATGAATTCTTGAGAAAAATACGCCTTGAAAAAGCAAAAGAACTCATTGAGAGTGGTAATGCTTCAATAAGTGAGGTTTGTTTTAAAGTGGGTTTCTCGTCCCCTTCGTATTTTACTAAATGCTTTAAGGCTCATTTCGGGATTCTACCTACAGAGCTTAAATAG